The Lacrimispora xylanolytica genome has a segment encoding these proteins:
- a CDS encoding DRTGG domain-containing protein, whose protein sequence is MTIRELIDSGYFEVVTEGNWGNQRISTPYCCDLLSHAMGKAPEGCAWVTVIGNRNTLAVASLVKASCIILAEGIQPEDGMEEKAMELGIPVFKTNQPVFEAALAVSGPGYLSFF, encoded by the coding sequence ATGACAATAAGAGAGCTGATAGACAGCGGTTATTTTGAGGTGGTGACCGAAGGAAATTGGGGGAATCAAAGGATATCAACCCCTTATTGCTGTGACCTTCTAAGCCATGCCATGGGAAAGGCACCGGAGGGCTGCGCCTGGGTAACGGTCATTGGAAACAGAAATACACTGGCAGTGGCTTCTTTGGTAAAGGCTTCCTGCATTATACTGGCAGAAGGCATTCAGCCTGAGGATGGAATGGAGGAAAAGGCAATGGAACTGGGGATACCTGTATTTAAAACGAATCAGCCTGTGTTTGAGGCGGCTCTGGCTGTTAGTGGGCCAGGATACTTAAGCTTCTTTTAA
- a CDS encoding complex I 24 kDa subunit family protein yields the protein MTCIKQGVPFQGTKEQEAALKEAIFLLKDAKGSLMPIMQKAQEIYGYLPIEVQTMISDETGIPLEKIYGVATFYSQFALQPKGKYQVSVCLGTACYVKGSGDIFHKLEELLGITNGECTPDGKFSLDSCRCVGACGLAPVLMVNGEVYGRLSADDVPDILAKYE from the coding sequence ATGACTTGTATAAAGCAAGGCGTCCCTTTTCAGGGGACGAAAGAGCAGGAAGCTGCTTTGAAAGAAGCAATCTTCCTGCTGAAAGATGCAAAAGGATCTCTTATGCCTATCATGCAGAAGGCACAGGAGATTTACGGTTATCTTCCAATCGAAGTACAAACCATGATTTCCGATGAAACAGGCATTCCTCTGGAGAAAATCTATGGGGTAGCCACTTTTTATTCTCAATTCGCACTGCAGCCAAAGGGCAAATATCAGGTCTCAGTCTGTCTTGGGACCGCCTGCTATGTAAAAGGCTCGGGAGACATCTTCCACAAGCTGGAAGAGCTTCTTGGAATCACCAACGGTGAATGCACACCGGATGGAAAGTTTTCTCTTGATTCCTGCCGCTGCGTAGGTGCCTGTGGTCTTGCCCCTGTCCTTATGGTCAACGGGGAAGTTTATGGAAGGCTTTCGGCTGACGATGTTCCTGACATCCTGGCCAAGTATGAATAA
- a CDS encoding ATP-binding protein, whose translation MMKEISLHILDAAENSLRAGASLISILVWVDERNDRLTTVITDDGKGMTEETLLRVTDPFFTTRSTRNVGLGIPFFKYAAEITGGSFSIWSKPEKGTTVTAVFSLSCIDRMPLGDINSTIETLILCHPDKNFFYTYRFNEAAFELDTRSFRKILLDIPLNEPEISAFIKEYLRENKSEIDGDAAI comes from the coding sequence ATCATGAAAGAGATCTCGTTACATATTCTGGATGCGGCAGAAAACTCCCTTCGGGCAGGCGCTTCCCTAATCTCCATCCTTGTTTGGGTGGATGAGAGGAATGATCGTCTGACTACCGTCATTACTGATGACGGAAAAGGCATGACAGAGGAAACTTTGTTAAGGGTCACTGACCCGTTTTTTACCACAAGATCCACCAGAAACGTAGGACTTGGCATTCCATTTTTTAAATATGCGGCTGAAATTACCGGGGGAAGTTTCTCCATTTGGTCCAAACCGGAAAAGGGAACAACCGTAACCGCTGTCTTTTCCCTGTCCTGCATTGACCGAATGCCCCTTGGTGACATAAACAGCACCATAGAAACACTGATTCTTTGCCATCCAGACAAGAACTTTTTCTATACCTACCGTTTTAATGAAGCAGCCTTTGAATTGGATACAAGAAGCTTCCGAAAGATCCTTTTGGATATCCCACTGAATGAGCCGGAGATATCTGCCTTTATAAAGGAATATTTACGGGAGAACAAATCGGAGATAGATGGAGATGCGGCCATTTAG
- a CDS encoding (2Fe-2S) ferredoxin domain-containing protein, whose amino-acid sequence MKTLEELKEIRDKMQSQVAMRKEDHGRTRILVGMSTCGIASGARPVLQTLSNLVQEHHMTDRFTVIQTGCNGLCQYEPIVEILEPGKETITYVKMTPEKAEEIFQEHVINGQVLENYTLAFADSK is encoded by the coding sequence ATGAAGACTCTTGAGGAATTAAAGGAAATCCGAGATAAAATGCAGAGTCAGGTCGCCATGAGAAAAGAAGATCACGGGCGCACGCGCATTCTGGTGGGTATGTCCACATGCGGCATTGCAAGCGGCGCAAGACCTGTTCTACAGACACTGTCAAACCTGGTTCAGGAACACCATATGACAGACCGGTTCACCGTTATCCAGACCGGCTGCAATGGCTTATGCCAGTACGAACCAATCGTAGAAATTTTGGAACCCGGAAAAGAAACCATCACTTACGTTAAGATGACCCCTGAAAAAGCAGAAGAAATCTTTCAGGAGCATGTTATCAATGGTCAGGTTCTGGAAAACTATACGTTGGCTTTTGCTGACTCAAAATAA
- the nuoF gene encoding NADH-quinone oxidoreductase subunit NuoF translates to MYRSHVLVCGGTGCTSSGSQQIMARLEDELGKQGLSEEVSVVQTGCHGLCALGPIMIVYPDASFYAMVKEEDIPEIVSEHLLKGRPVERLLYEETVTPSGIKALSDTDFYKKQHRIALRNCGVINPEVIEEYIGTGGYQALGKVLTEMTPDEVIQELLDSGLRGRGGAGFPTGLKWKLAKQNDADQKYVCCNADEGDPGAFMDRSVLEGDPHALLEAMTIAGYAIGASQGYIYVRAEYPIAVDRLRIALAQSREMGLLGDDIFGTGFSFDIDLRLGAGAFVCGEETALMVSIEGNRGEPRPRPPFPAQKGLFGKPTILNNVETYANIPQIILNGSKWFASMGTERSKGTKVFALGGKIKNTGLVEVPMGTTLREIIEEVGGGIPNGKKFKAAQTGGPSGGCIPMEHYDIPIDYDNLIAIGSMMGSGGLIVMDETDCMVDIAKFFLEFTVEESCGKCTPCRIGTKRMLEILDKITKGQATLEDVDRLEELCDYVKANSACGLGQTAPNPVLSTLKFFRDEYNAHIIDKTCPAGVCKALLSYYIDSEKCRGCTLCARNCPVQAISGSVKNPHIIDFDKCIKCGVCMEKCKFDAVYKR, encoded by the coding sequence ATGTATCGTTCACATGTATTGGTTTGCGGCGGCACAGGGTGCACCTCTTCCGGCAGCCAGCAGATTATGGCTAGATTAGAGGATGAACTTGGAAAACAGGGACTTTCTGAGGAAGTATCCGTAGTACAGACCGGATGTCACGGTCTTTGCGCATTAGGACCTATTATGATCGTTTATCCGGACGCATCTTTTTATGCAATGGTCAAGGAAGAAGACATTCCGGAAATTGTCAGTGAGCACTTATTAAAGGGGCGTCCAGTAGAGAGACTTCTCTATGAGGAGACCGTTACGCCATCAGGCATTAAGGCTTTAAGTGATACAGATTTCTATAAAAAGCAGCACAGAATCGCACTTAGAAACTGCGGTGTTATCAATCCCGAAGTAATTGAGGAATACATTGGTACCGGTGGCTATCAGGCGCTTGGTAAAGTTTTAACAGAGATGACTCCTGATGAAGTCATTCAGGAGCTTTTAGACAGCGGATTAAGAGGACGAGGCGGCGCAGGATTCCCTACTGGTTTAAAATGGAAGCTTGCAAAGCAGAACGATGCCGATCAAAAATATGTCTGCTGTAACGCGGATGAAGGAGATCCCGGTGCATTTATGGACCGTTCCGTTCTGGAAGGAGACCCACATGCACTTTTAGAAGCCATGACCATTGCAGGTTATGCCATCGGTGCTTCCCAGGGTTACATATATGTTCGTGCAGAGTATCCAATTGCGGTCGATCGTCTTAGAATTGCTCTTGCACAGTCAAGAGAGATGGGACTTTTAGGAGATGATATCTTTGGAACCGGATTTTCCTTTGATATTGACCTTCGTCTTGGAGCAGGTGCCTTTGTATGCGGCGAAGAAACTGCCCTTATGGTTTCCATCGAAGGAAACCGCGGCGAGCCAAGACCACGTCCTCCATTCCCAGCCCAGAAGGGTCTTTTTGGCAAGCCTACCATCTTAAATAACGTAGAAACCTATGCAAATATTCCTCAGATCATCTTAAACGGCTCCAAATGGTTCGCTTCCATGGGTACAGAGCGTTCCAAGGGAACCAAGGTATTTGCACTGGGCGGAAAGATTAAGAATACCGGACTGGTAGAAGTTCCTATGGGAACCACTCTCCGGGAGATCATAGAGGAAGTGGGAGGCGGCATTCCAAACGGCAAGAAGTTTAAGGCAGCCCAGACCGGCGGTCCTTCCGGCGGCTGTATTCCCATGGAGCATTATGACATTCCCATTGATTACGATAACTTAATTGCCATTGGTTCCATGATGGGCTCCGGTGGTCTGATTGTTATGGATGAAACCGATTGTATGGTGGATATTGCCAAATTCTTCTTAGAGTTTACCGTAGAAGAATCCTGCGGCAAATGTACTCCATGCCGAATCGGAACCAAGCGTATGCTGGAAATCCTCGATAAGATCACAAAGGGCCAGGCTACCCTGGAAGATGTGGATCGTCTGGAAGAGTTATGCGACTATGTAAAAGCAAACTCTGCATGCGGCTTAGGCCAGACAGCTCCCAATCCGGTTCTTTCCACCTTGAAGTTCTTCCGGGATGAATACAATGCCCACATTATAGACAAAACCTGTCCGGCTGGTGTGTGTAAAGCACTCCTCTCCTATTATATTGATTCCGAAAAGTGCAGGGGCTGTACGCTCTGCGCCAGAAACTGTCCAGTTCAGGCAATCTCCGGTTCCGTTAAGAACCCTCATATCATTGACTTTGACAAATGTATCAAGTGCGGTGTATGTATGGAGAAATGCAAATTTGACGCTGTTTATAAGAGATAA
- a CDS encoding NADH-dependent [FeFe] hydrogenase, group A6, with product MENITIKINGLDVSAPAGSTILEAARLAHIEIPTLCFLKEINEIAACRICTVEIGGGKLAASCVYPINAGMEVWTNTPKIRDYRKKTLQLILSNHDRSCLSCVRSGDCELQTLCKELGVDAENYYDGDKTPSTPDESAAHMVRDNSKCILCRRCSSICEKVQGIGVIGPNSRGFATFIGSPFEMGLGDTSCVSCGQCIAVCPTGALYEKSSIQEVADAIADSEKHVIVQTAPAVRAALGEEFNFPIGTNVEGKMVSALRRLGFDKVFDTNFSADLTIMEEAHEFIERVQHGGVLPMITSCSPGWIKYCEHYFPDMTENLSSCKSPQQMFGAIAKSYYAEKMGLKPEDIVSVSVMPCTAKKFEIGRDDQDANGSPDVDYTITTRELARMIKQAGLRFENLPDESFDTPLGLGSGAGVIFGTTGGVMEAALRTAVESLTGEELAKLEFNDVRGMEGIKEASYEVGDLKVNVAVASGLINARDLLNRVKSGEADYHFIEIMGCPGGCIGGGGQPQQPGYIRNTTDIRGLRAKVLYDSDASNKIRKSHENPAIKELYSTYLGEPGSERAHHLLHTTYVKRKINQI from the coding sequence ATGGAGAATATTACAATTAAAATCAACGGCTTGGACGTAAGCGCTCCTGCAGGCTCCACGATTCTTGAGGCTGCCAGGCTTGCTCATATTGAGATACCAACTTTATGCTTTTTAAAAGAAATCAATGAAATTGCTGCATGCCGTATCTGTACCGTAGAAATCGGCGGCGGTAAGCTTGCAGCGTCCTGTGTATACCCCATCAATGCAGGGATGGAGGTATGGACCAATACTCCTAAGATCCGTGACTACAGAAAGAAGACCCTGCAGCTCATCTTATCCAATCACGACCGCTCCTGCTTATCCTGTGTAAGAAGCGGTGACTGTGAGCTTCAGACGCTCTGTAAGGAACTCGGCGTTGACGCTGAGAACTACTATGACGGAGATAAGACACCTTCCACTCCGGATGAAAGTGCAGCCCATATGGTACGTGACAACAGCAAGTGTATTTTATGCCGCCGCTGCTCTTCTATCTGTGAAAAGGTACAGGGAATTGGGGTCATTGGACCTAACAGCAGAGGTTTTGCCACATTTATCGGATCTCCATTTGAGATGGGACTGGGGGACACCAGCTGTGTTTCCTGCGGACAGTGTATTGCTGTCTGCCCCACCGGCGCTCTTTATGAAAAGAGCAGCATTCAGGAAGTTGCTGATGCCATTGCAGATTCAGAGAAACATGTAATCGTTCAGACGGCTCCAGCCGTACGCGCTGCCCTTGGGGAAGAATTTAACTTCCCAATCGGAACCAATGTAGAAGGAAAGATGGTTTCAGCCTTAAGAAGACTTGGCTTTGATAAGGTATTTGATACCAACTTCAGTGCGGATCTTACCATTATGGAGGAGGCACACGAATTCATAGAGCGTGTACAGCACGGCGGTGTTCTGCCTATGATCACCTCCTGTTCTCCAGGCTGGATCAAATACTGTGAACACTATTTCCCTGATATGACAGAGAATTTATCTTCCTGTAAATCTCCTCAGCAGATGTTTGGCGCTATTGCCAAATCCTACTATGCAGAGAAGATGGGCTTAAAACCAGAGGATATTGTATCCGTAAGCGTTATGCCATGTACCGCCAAAAAGTTTGAGATTGGAAGAGACGATCAGGATGCCAATGGTTCTCCAGATGTGGATTACACCATCACCACCAGAGAGCTGGCTCGTATGATCAAACAGGCTGGGCTTCGCTTTGAGAACCTTCCTGATGAATCCTTTGACACCCCTCTGGGACTTGGCTCCGGCGCCGGAGTCATCTTTGGTACCACCGGCGGCGTTATGGAAGCCGCTCTTCGTACGGCGGTAGAAAGCCTTACCGGAGAAGAGCTCGCGAAACTTGAGTTTAACGATGTCCGTGGTATGGAGGGAATCAAGGAAGCCTCCTATGAAGTAGGCGATTTAAAAGTCAATGTAGCGGTTGCTTCTGGCTTAATCAATGCAAGAGATTTATTAAACCGGGTAAAATCCGGGGAAGCGGACTACCACTTCATCGAGATCATGGGCTGTCCGGGCGGTTGTATCGGAGGCGGCGGCCAGCCACAGCAGCCAGGCTATATCCGCAATACGACCGATATCCGCGGCCTGCGTGCAAAGGTATTATATGATTCCGATGCAAGCAATAAGATTCGTAAATCTCATGAAAACCCTGCAATCAAAGAGCTTTACAGCACATATTTAGGGGAACCGGGAAGCGAAAGGGCACACCATCTCCTTCATACGACTTACGTAAAAAGAAAAATCAATCAAATCTAA
- a CDS encoding spore coat protein, translating into MDDRTIMENLLNTAKGVCDLYMHGTIESPTQNVHQAFDTALNDSLCIQDSIYKKMSAKGWYTTEQAEQQKVTKVKNQFAGM; encoded by the coding sequence ATGGATGACAGGACTATTATGGAGAACCTGCTGAACACAGCCAAGGGCGTGTGTGATCTTTATATGCACGGTACCATTGAATCCCCTACCCAGAATGTACACCAGGCATTTGATACTGCATTAAATGACAGCTTATGCATTCAGGACAGCATTTACAAGAAAATGTCTGCAAAGGGATGGTATACAACAGAACAGGCAGAGCAGCAGAAAGTAACCAAGGTAAAAAATCAGTTTGCAGGAATGTAA
- a CDS encoding 4Fe-4S dicluster domain-containing protein: protein MATSDATLHRITHQVLLEVAKYVWEDRIEESRNEIPYHIIPGPKAQFRCCIYREREIIRERVRLAEGLCPSGKDTTNIVQVINSACEGCPIARYVVTDNCQLCMGKACQASCNFGAITMGHDRAHIDPDKCKECGKCSQACPYNAIADLTRPCKKSCPVDAITMDENDIVVIDEKKCIQCGACVNGCPFGAIGTKTFLADVIRLIKAGKKVVAMVAPATEGQYGPDITMASWKTALKKAGFTDMVEVALGGDLTAAAEAAEWAEAYEEGKKMTTSCCPAFVNMIKQHYPMLLENMSTTVSPMCAVSRMLKEKDPETVTVFIGPCIAKKSESLDLNVKDNADYVLTLGEAVALMQAKGVELEPEENTYQQASVFGKRFGNGGGVTAAVLECLKETEKNTDIQVMKCNGAAECKKALMLLKVGKLPADFIEGMVCTGGCVGGPARYKNENEAKKARDLLIGQADAREVHENLASQGLETVPMHRH, encoded by the coding sequence ATGGCAACAAGTGACGCTACATTACATCGTATTACACACCAGGTACTGCTTGAAGTTGCAAAATATGTCTGGGAGGATAGGATAGAAGAAAGCAGAAATGAGATTCCATATCACATCATTCCAGGTCCAAAAGCCCAGTTTCGATGCTGCATTTACAGGGAACGGGAAATTATCAGAGAAAGAGTACGGCTTGCAGAAGGCTTATGCCCCAGCGGAAAGGATACCACAAATATCGTACAGGTCATAAATTCTGCCTGTGAAGGCTGCCCCATTGCCCGTTATGTGGTAACGGACAACTGCCAGCTCTGTATGGGAAAAGCTTGTCAGGCTTCCTGTAATTTCGGAGCCATCACCATGGGACACGACCGCGCCCATATTGATCCGGATAAGTGCAAGGAATGCGGAAAATGCTCTCAGGCCTGCCCTTACAATGCCATTGCGGATCTGACACGCCCTTGCAAAAAGAGCTGCCCGGTAGATGCCATTACTATGGATGAAAACGACATTGTTGTTATAGATGAGAAAAAATGCATCCAGTGCGGAGCATGTGTCAATGGCTGTCCTTTTGGTGCCATTGGAACAAAGACCTTCCTCGCTGATGTAATCCGGCTGATCAAGGCAGGAAAGAAGGTAGTGGCTATGGTAGCCCCGGCTACAGAAGGCCAGTACGGCCCTGATATCACCATGGCAAGCTGGAAAACTGCTCTGAAAAAGGCTGGTTTTACTGATATGGTTGAGGTTGCCTTAGGCGGTGACTTAACAGCAGCAGCGGAGGCAGCAGAATGGGCGGAAGCCTATGAAGAAGGCAAAAAGATGACAACCTCCTGTTGTCCGGCATTTGTAAATATGATCAAGCAGCACTATCCCATGCTCCTTGAAAATATGTCAACTACCGTATCTCCAATGTGTGCGGTATCCAGAATGCTCAAAGAAAAGGATCCTGAAACAGTAACCGTATTTATCGGACCTTGTATTGCAAAGAAGAGTGAAAGCCTTGACTTAAATGTAAAAGACAATGCAGATTATGTCCTGACTCTTGGAGAGGCGGTAGCTCTTATGCAGGCAAAGGGCGTAGAGCTTGAACCGGAAGAGAATACGTATCAGCAGGCTTCAGTTTTTGGTAAACGTTTTGGTAATGGCGGCGGCGTAACCGCGGCAGTGCTGGAATGTTTAAAAGAGACAGAGAAGAATACGGATATTCAGGTAATGAAGTGCAATGGTGCAGCAGAATGTAAAAAAGCATTAATGCTGCTAAAGGTAGGAAAGCTCCCAGCCGATTTTATCGAAGGTATGGTATGTACCGGCGGCTGTGTTGGCGGTCCTGCTAGATATAAGAATGAGAATGAGGCGAAAAAAGCCAGAGATCTTCTCATCGGTCAGGCTGATGCCAGAGAGGTACATGAGAACTTAGCAAGCCAGGGACTTGAAACGGTTCCAATGCACAGACATTAA
- a CDS encoding SpoIIE family protein phosphatase, producing the protein MGITVDAAYKSLNKFNEVLCGDKVELLQTDDSNIMILADGMGSGVKANILATMTSKILGTMFLNGATLEECVETIVETLPVCQVRQVAYSTFSILQVLNSGEAYLVEFDNPSCIFIRDGSLVPIPQNTRIIRNKKINEYRFRVKKGDALILLSDGTIHAGVGQLLNFGWLWDDVASYAVKQYRKTISAMRLASALTRACDELYQYRPGDDTTVAVMRIIDRKPVHLMTGPPKSKEDDVSMVHAFLSGDETTKRIICGGTSANIVSRELGKKLSVSLHYYDPDIPPIATLEGVELVTEGVLTLNRVLKLLKQYAKNQSVTEEFFQELDKLNGGSQVAKMLIEDCTELNLFVGKAINSAYQNPGLPFDLGIRQNLVDQLKHALEEMGKKVTITYY; encoded by the coding sequence ATGGGTATTACAGTAGATGCGGCATACAAAAGCTTAAACAAGTTCAACGAAGTCCTGTGCGGGGATAAGGTAGAGCTGCTGCAAACAGATGATTCCAACATTATGATCCTGGCTGATGGCATGGGTAGCGGGGTTAAGGCAAACATACTGGCGACCATGACCTCCAAGATACTTGGTACCATGTTTTTAAATGGTGCCACCTTAGAGGAATGTGTGGAAACCATTGTAGAGACACTTCCGGTCTGCCAGGTTCGGCAGGTGGCTTACTCCACCTTCAGCATTCTCCAGGTCTTAAACAGCGGAGAAGCCTATCTGGTGGAGTTTGATAACCCCAGCTGTATATTTATCCGGGATGGTAGCCTTGTGCCCATACCGCAAAATACTAGGATCATAAGAAATAAAAAGATCAATGAGTACCGGTTTCGGGTGAAAAAGGGAGATGCTCTCATTCTTTTAAGCGATGGAACCATTCATGCAGGAGTGGGACAGCTTCTTAATTTCGGATGGCTGTGGGATGATGTGGCTTCCTATGCGGTGAAGCAGTACCGTAAGACCATTTCAGCCATGCGGCTTGCTTCTGCCCTTACAAGAGCCTGTGATGAGCTTTATCAGTACCGGCCCGGCGATGATACCACGGTTGCAGTGATGCGGATCATCGACAGGAAGCCGGTACATTTAATGACCGGACCACCCAAAAGCAAAGAGGATGACGTTTCCATGGTACATGCATTTTTATCAGGAGATGAGACCACAAAGCGGATTATCTGCGGTGGGACCAGTGCAAACATTGTATCAAGAGAGCTTGGGAAAAAGCTTTCCGTCTCTTTGCATTACTATGATCCTGACATCCCGCCCATTGCAACCCTTGAGGGGGTGGAGCTTGTCACAGAAGGCGTACTGACCTTAAACCGGGTGCTAAAGCTTTTAAAACAGTACGCAAAGAATCAGTCAGTAACAGAGGAATTCTTCCAGGAGCTGGATAAGCTGAATGGAGGTTCCCAGGTAGCAAAGATGCTCATTGAGGACTGCACAGAGCTTAACCTGTTTGTGGGAAAGGCCATTAACAGTGCCTATCAGAATCCAGGCCTGCCTTTTGATCTTGGCATACGCCAGAATCTTGTGGATCAGTTAAAGCATGCGTTAGAAGAAATGGGGAAAAAGGTTACAATCACGTATTATTAG
- a CDS encoding [Fe-Fe] hydrogenase large subunit C-terminal domain-containing protein, which produces MGIIDFKATKCKHCYKCIRNCEVKAVMIRNERAEIMPDQCILCGKCMQVCPQSAKTLISDLELVKEYIRQGKRTVISLAPSYMGLLKYSSIGQVNGALKKLGFSDVRETAEGAALVTAEYTRLLEEGKMDTIITTCCPGVNDLIEIYYPQLIGHLAPVVSPMIAHGKLLKRKMGYDTKVVFLGPCIAKKKESEDPRHAGYIDAVLNFSDLKRWLSEEGISIEECEDIPFTNENPRVNRLYPVTNGIISSVVATEKEQDQYRKLYVHGIKSCIDLCESIKEGSMNGCFIEMNICSGGCINGPMVEDEKISRFKVKLDMEESIEKEPVPWEEISPKIDRISFQKHFMDRAPEEAMPTEAQIKEIFKMTGKLKPEDELNCGACGYSTCREKAIAVFQKKAELNMCIPFMNEKAESLSNLVLETSPNIVLIVDKDMKILEFSKVGERYFGISRQEALEMYLYEFIDPSDFQWVYQSHQKIHGKKVSYGEYGFSTMQNIVYVEKEDVVLATFIDITREEEQAKQEYEMKLETIDLAQKVIHKQMMVAQEIAGLLGETTAETKTTLTKLCRSLLDEGSESEVK; this is translated from the coding sequence ATGGGAATCATTGATTTCAAAGCTACCAAATGCAAGCATTGCTATAAATGTATCCGTAACTGTGAAGTCAAGGCAGTCATGATTCGTAATGAGCGGGCAGAGATCATGCCGGATCAATGCATCTTATGCGGGAAATGCATGCAGGTGTGTCCTCAGTCTGCCAAAACACTGATCAGTGATTTAGAGCTGGTTAAAGAATACATAAGGCAGGGAAAAAGAACCGTTATCTCCCTTGCTCCATCTTATATGGGACTTTTAAAATATAGCTCCATCGGTCAGGTAAACGGAGCACTTAAGAAGCTGGGGTTTTCGGATGTGAGAGAGACAGCAGAAGGGGCTGCCCTGGTAACGGCAGAATATACCCGCCTGTTAGAGGAAGGGAAGATGGATACCATTATCACCACCTGCTGTCCTGGCGTCAATGATTTGATCGAGATTTATTATCCTCAGCTCATTGGACATCTGGCACCTGTGGTATCACCAATGATCGCCCATGGGAAGCTGTTAAAAAGAAAGATGGGCTATGACACAAAGGTGGTGTTTCTCGGTCCCTGCATTGCCAAAAAGAAGGAGTCAGAGGACCCCCGTCATGCTGGATATATTGATGCGGTCTTAAACTTTTCTGATTTAAAAAGATGGCTTTCAGAGGAAGGGATATCCATAGAAGAATGTGAGGACATCCCATTTACCAATGAGAATCCAAGAGTTAACCGCCTTTATCCTGTTACCAACGGAATCATAAGTTCTGTTGTGGCAACAGAAAAAGAGCAGGACCAATACAGAAAGCTTTATGTCCATGGAATCAAAAGCTGTATTGATCTTTGCGAAAGCATCAAAGAAGGCTCTATGAACGGCTGCTTTATTGAAATGAACATATGCTCCGGGGGGTGCATCAATGGTCCCATGGTAGAAGATGAGAAGATTTCACGGTTTAAAGTGAAGCTGGATATGGAAGAAAGCATTGAGAAGGAGCCGGTACCCTGGGAGGAGATCAGTCCCAAGATAGACCGGATATCGTTTCAGAAACATTTTATGGATCGGGCGCCGGAAGAGGCTATGCCGACGGAAGCCCAGATCAAAGAAATATTTAAGATGACAGGAAAACTAAAACCGGAGGATGAGCTAAACTGCGGAGCCTGCGGTTATTCCACATGCCGTGAAAAGGCCATAGCTGTATTTCAGAAAAAGGCAGAGCTTAATATGTGCATTCCTTTTATGAATGAAAAAGCAGAATCCCTTTCCAATCTTGTTTTGGAGACATCGCCCAACATCGTACTGATCGTGGATAAGGATATGAAGATCCTTGAGTTCTCTAAGGTGGGAGAAAGGTACTTTGGAATAAGCAGACAGGAAGCTTTGGAGATGTATTTATACGAATTCATCGATCCCTCTGATTTCCAATGGGTGTATCAGTCCCATCAAAAGATTCACGGAAAAAAGGTGAGCTATGGAGAGTACGGTTTTTCTACCATGCAAAACATTGTTTATGTTGAAAAAGAGGATGTGGTCTTAGCCACATTTATCGATATCACAAGAGAAGAAGAGCAGGCTAAGCAGGAGTATGAGATGAAGCTGGAAACCATTGATCTGGCTCAGAAGGTCATCCATAAGCAGATGATGGTGGCCCAGGAAATTGCCGGACTGCTGGGGGAAACCACAGCAGAGACAAAAACCACACTGACAAAGCTTTGCAGATCCCTATTGGACGAAGGAAGCGAAAGCGAGGTTAAGTGA
- a CDS encoding (2Fe-2S) ferredoxin domain-containing protein, with amino-acid sequence MRVTICIGSACHLKGSREIVAQLQAMVKERHLEEQVDLNGSFCSGNCVSGVCVTVDGQLYSLKPEDTREFFDREIIGRL; translated from the coding sequence ATGAGAGTGACGATCTGTATCGGCAGCGCGTGCCATTTAAAGGGGTCCAGGGAAATCGTAGCACAGCTTCAAGCCATGGTAAAGGAGCGCCATCTGGAGGAACAGGTGGACTTAAACGGCTCTTTTTGCAGTGGAAATTGTGTAAGCGGTGTATGCGTGACCGTAGATGGGCAGTTGTATTCCTTAAAGCCGGAAGACACCAGGGAGTTTTTTGACAGGGAAATTATAGGGAGGCTTTAA